One stretch of Eretmochelys imbricata isolate rEreImb1 chromosome 1, rEreImb1.hap1, whole genome shotgun sequence DNA includes these proteins:
- the PAXBP1 gene encoding PAX3- and PAX7-binding protein 1, which yields MFRKARRVNVRKRNDSEEEDEERERDEEPPEADGPGEAAMAQAAPLLPLPTGCVPLAVPALTGCGAGSGLGPGFAPGLAALLPPPPPLPPPQQGNGLPGAGRARERERKRLRENKEAPAPRASLLSFQDEEEEAEEVFKVKKSSYSKKIVKLLKKEYKEDLEKSKVKPEVNSPADAEQAIEKTGQVKEANQEDGTANSEQGEEEMEVESEKEEEKPKTGGTFSSALSSLNVLRPGEIPDAAFIHAARKKRQMARELGDFTPIDNEPGKGRLVREDENDASDDEDDDEKRRIVFSVKEKSQRQKIAEEIGIEGSDDEALVTGEQDEELSRWEQEQIRKGINIPQVQASQPTEVNNLYYHNSYQTMSYGSSYGIPYTYAAYGSSETKSQKTDNTLPFKTPSNEMTPVTIDLVKKQLKDRLDSMKELNKANQQQHEKHQQSREDSTKAIERLEGSSGGIGERYKFLQEMRGYVQDLLECFSEKVPLINELESAMHQLYKQRASRLVQRRQDDIKDESSEFSSHSSKALMAPNLDSFGRDRALYQEHVKRRTAEREARRARRRQAREQTGKMADHFEGLSSDDEETSTDITNFNMERDRILKESTKVFEDVLESFYSIDCIKSQFEAWRSKYFSSYKDAYIGLCLPKLFNPLIRLQLLTWAPLEGKCQDFESMLWFESLLFYGCEEQEQEKDDADISLLPTIVERVVLPKLTVLAESMWDPFSTTQTSRMVAVTQKLVNGYPSVVNAENKNTQTLLKALLLRMRRTLDDDVFMPLYPKNVLENKNSGPYLFFQRQFWSSVKLLGNFLQWYGILSNKTLQELSIDGLLNRYILMAFQNSECGDDSIKKAQSVIACFPKQWFTNLKGDKTISQLENLCRYLVHLADTIYRNSIGCSDVEKRNAREHIKQTVKLLASIRALDHAVTVANDHNVKELKVLIEGK from the exons ATGTTCCGCAAGGCGCGGCGGGTGAACGTGCGGAAGCGGAACGACTCcgaggaggaggacgaggagcGGGAGCGGGACGAGGAGCCGCCGGAGGCGGACGGGCCCGGCGAGGCCGCCATGGCCCAGGCGGCCCCGCTTCTGCCGCTCCCCACCGGCTGCGTCCCCCTCGCCGTCCCCGCCCTGACGGGCTGCGGGGCGGGCAGCGGCCTAGGCCCGGGCTTCGCTCCCGGCCTGGCCGCACttctgccgccgccgccgccgctgccgccGCCACAGCAGGGGAACGGGCTGCCGGGGGCCGGGCGGGCGCGGGAGCGGGAGCGGAAGCGGCTGCGGGAGAACAAAGAGGCGCCGGCGCCGCGGGCCAGTCTGCTCAGCTTCCAGGACGAGGAGgagg AAGCTGAAGaagtttttaaagtgaaaaaatcAAGTTACAGCAAAAAGATAGTGAAACTACTGAAGAAAGAATACAAAGAAGATCTCGAAAAATCAAAGGTTAAACCAGAAGTCAATTCTCCAGCAGATG CTGAACAGGCCATAGAGAAAACAGGACAGGTTAAGGAAGCAAACCAAGAAGATGGGACTGCGAACAGTGAACAAGGTGAAGAAGAGATGGAAGTCGAAAGtgagaaggaagaagaaaaacctAAAACCGGGGGAACTTTTTCAAGTGCTTTATCATCTCTGAATGTTCTCCGTCCAG GAGAAATCCCAGATGCTGCTTTTATTCATGCCGCTAGAAAAAAGCGTCAAATGGCTCGGGAACTTGGGGACTTTACGCCTATTGACAATGAGCCGGGCAAAGGCCGCCTTGTTCGAGAAGATGAAAATGATGCCAgtgatgatgaagatgatgatgagaagAGAAGAATAGTATTCTCAGTGAAGGAAAAATCCCAAAGGCAAAAGATTGCAGAGGAAATAG GTATTGAGGGAAGCGATGACGAAGCTCTCGTGACTGGGGAACAGGATGAAGAACTCAGTCGATGGGAACAGGAACAGATACGAAAAGGAATTAACATACCTCAG GTTCAAGCAAGTCAGCCTACTGAAGTGAATAATCTGTACTACCACAACTCTTACCAGACAATGTCTTATGGTTCATCGTATGGCATTCCTTACACTTACGCTGCTTATGGATCATCAGAGACCAAGTCTCAAAAAACAGATAATACACTTCCTTTCAAAACTCCCAGTAATGAGATGACTCCTGTTACTATTGATTTGGTAAAGAAACAGCTTAAAGACAG GTTGGACTCAATGAAAGAATTGAACAAAGCCAATCAGCAGCAACATGAGAAACATCAGCAAAGCCGAGAGGACTCTACCAAGGCAATTGAACGATTAGAAGGGTCTTCTGGGGGTATTGGTGAACGGTATAAATTTTTGCAAGAAATGCGAGGGTATGTCCAAGACTTGCTTGAGTGTTTCAGTGAAAAG GTGCCCCTGATTAATGAACTCGAGTCAGCAATGCATCAGCTGTACAAACAGCGAGCTTCCCGCCTTGTCCAAAGACGACAAGATGATATTAAAGATGAATCTTCGGAGTTTTCAAGCCATTCAA GTAAAGCACTGATGGCACCGAATCTTGATTCTTTTGGACGAGACAGAGCACTCTATCAAGAGCATGTAAAACGGCGGACTGCGGAAAGGGAAGCTAGAAG AGCCCGTCGTAGGCAAGCAAGAGAACAAACTGGGAAGATGGCAGATCACTTTGAAGGCCTTTCTAGTGATGATGAAGAAACTTCAACAGATATTACTAATTTCAACATGGAACGAG ATCGCATTTTGAAGGAATCCACCAAAGTTTTTGAAGATGTACTAGAAAGTTTCTACTCAATTGACTGCATTAAATCACAGTTTGAAGCCTGGCGTTCCAAGTATTTCTCCTCTTATAAAGATGCTTATATTGGCCTCTGTTTACCAAAGCTGTTTAATCCTTTAATAAGACTTCAGCTCCTTACCTGGGCTCCTTTGGAG GGCAAGTGTCAAGATTTTGAGAGCATGTTGTGGTTTGAATCGTTGCTATTTTATGGCTGTGAAGAACAGGAGCAAGAGAAGGATGATGCTGATATTTCACTATTACCTACCATTGTGGAAAGAGTTGTTCTCCCTAAACTAACAG TACTTGCTGAAAGTATGTGGGACCCTTTTTCTACAACACAGACATCTAGGATGGTAGCAGTTACACAGAAACTAGTAAATGGATACCCTTCAGTGGTAAAcgcagaaaacaaaaacacacag ACACTCTTGAAGGCCCTGTTACTAAGAATGAGAAGAACGCTAGATGACGATGTGTTCATGCCATTGTACCCCAAAAA CGTCTTAGAAAACAAGAACTCTGGTCCTTATTTGTTTTTCCAACGCCAGTTTTGGTCCTCAGTGAAG TTACTAGGAAACTTTCTCCAGTGGTATGGAATCCTTTCAAACAAAACTCTACAGGAGTTATCGATAGATGGCCTGCTAAATAGATATATCCTTATGGCTTTTCAGAATTCTGAGTGTGGAGATGACAGCATTAAAAAAGCTCAAAGT GTAATTGCTTGCTTTCCTAAACAGTGGTTCACTAATCTAAAAGGGGACAAGACTATTTCCCAGCTAGAAAACTTGTGTAGATACCTTGTTCATCTGGCTGATACAATTTACAGAAATAGCATTGGATGCTCTGATGTGGAGAAAAGAAATGCAAG GGAGCATATAAAACAGACAGTAAAGCTTCTAGCAAGTATTCGAGCGCTGGATCATGCTGTGACAGTTGCAAATGACCATAATGTGAAAGAGTTAAAGGTTTTAATTGAAGGGAAATAA